The Leptospira kmetyi serovar Malaysia str. Bejo-Iso9 genome includes a window with the following:
- a CDS encoding TraR/DksA family transcriptional regulator yields the protein MTAKKPAPAYDKKALQEISELLLEKKNALLEKYAHWEDNSRPSGLKEMGDIADIASEINEETLSSVLSEAEIETIREIDVALEKIEDGTYGICEGTGKKIPIARLKAIPWTRYTVEFAETLSKGKGFARKSNAGSLTGAYKIPSDMDSMDD from the coding sequence ATGACTGCAAAAAAACCGGCACCGGCATACGATAAAAAAGCTCTTCAAGAAATTTCAGAGCTCCTCCTTGAGAAGAAAAACGCTCTCTTGGAAAAGTATGCCCACTGGGAAGATAACAGCAGACCGTCCGGCTTGAAAGAAATGGGCGATATCGCCGATATCGCTTCCGAAATCAACGAAGAGACTTTGAGTTCCGTTCTTTCCGAAGCGGAGATCGAAACCATCCGCGAAATCGACGTCGCATTAGAAAAAATCGAAGACGGCACGTACGGAATCTGCGAGGGAACCGGTAAAAAAATCCCGATCGCCCGCCTCAAAGCGATCCCTTGGACTCGTTATACAGTAGAATTCGCAGAAACCCTTTCCAAAGGAAAAGGTTTCGCTCGCAAGAGCAACGCCGGAAGTCTTACCGGCGCGTATAAGATCCCATCCGATATGGATTCGATGGACGATTGA
- the rpmG gene encoding 50S ribosomal protein L33: MREIIKLVCQEPGCSKGRSTYLLTKNKKAKTEKLVTKKFCKFCRKHTEYKETKV; this comes from the coding sequence ATGAGAGAAATTATCAAGCTCGTTTGTCAGGAACCAGGTTGTTCAAAAGGAAGAAGCACCTATCTTCTTACCAAGAACAAGAAGGCCAAAACTGAAAAATTGGTTACTAAAAAATTCTGCAAATTTTGCAGAAAACACACCGAATACAAGGAAACCAAGGTCTAA
- a CDS encoding LA_1694 family PerA/PerB upregulated protein, giving the protein MLVNFKFRIQRFSLLVCAFLFHCIQENASNPNLQLALIEGQLHVTPKPEIPVIKACLVNTQIASGKITTCYELEKERCNLDFFNNIKTPTILQNRRDDLNFISINFSNCAAATGPLFIKYSNLQTPASMLWKDSFGFDGANLESQFQFTNQKSCKELGLQTTPFIGGGFNRLLSSEEMSQLDGLEAELALIPTTSATCKNDLNLNPNLIALTQNIQNGSLVRGITCAYQNGSGYPICPWK; this is encoded by the coding sequence ATGTTGGTAAACTTCAAGTTCCGCATTCAGCGATTTTCGCTTTTGGTTTGCGCATTCCTGTTTCATTGTATTCAGGAAAACGCATCCAATCCGAATCTGCAGCTCGCCCTAATCGAAGGACAGTTACACGTAACACCCAAGCCGGAAATCCCCGTCATCAAGGCTTGCCTTGTCAACACACAGATTGCAAGCGGCAAAATCACGACTTGTTACGAGCTGGAAAAGGAACGATGCAATCTCGACTTTTTCAACAACATCAAAACGCCGACTATCCTACAAAATCGAAGAGACGATTTGAACTTTATCAGTATCAACTTTTCCAATTGTGCGGCCGCAACCGGTCCGTTATTCATAAAATATTCCAATCTACAAACGCCCGCGTCCATGCTTTGGAAAGATTCTTTCGGATTCGACGGAGCAAACTTGGAATCTCAATTTCAATTCACAAATCAGAAAAGCTGTAAAGAACTCGGATTACAAACAACGCCGTTTATCGGAGGCGGGTTCAATCGATTGCTCAGTTCCGAAGAAATGTCACAGCTCGACGGCCTGGAAGCGGAGCTTGCGCTCATTCCGACCACAAGCGCGACTTGCAAAAACGATTTGAATTTGAATCCGAACTTAATCGCGCTGACGCAGAACATACAAAACGGTTCATTGGTAAGAGGAATCACCTGCGCCTATCAAAACGGAAGCGGATATCCGATTTGTCCTTGGAAATGA
- a CDS encoding LIC10707 family hydrolase, giving the protein MKKLGIKYSFILILFGLLNKPLLADKNSFTFLLPDQSHTFDHFLVQTNCNTQFDDLNPESFEPDKTFLTMYGDSLGDFVNEGLYGYFGWDKYLTLMNFGIAWNVQNLAIGGYTTENVYNFIRDCAYSYERRINFKTAPNVAFEIGGNDFWHNSIMLTFMPWKFSAVVGRVAFNTKSILYQLRNPRRDKNVLVMGNFPNLSYSPTLGNINNYFVPLATHPDGLFSYNMDKLHEEQQKAMLQDAEAAAVALLPYGWLGLLFMPIDMNELHGEFVQAIIGIKQAYNNALATIQIQTGIEELEILHIQIKNTGISPTNQDEWYWLWLHTIKNNISMVTSLGMLFSQGLLEQTAEEVNAKYGKVHFLPMYHLFIRQNDCFHFGQCWVANPWLYQDQVGHLNYIGYTVWAGALASKVTQLDWHNSLKNGPPHYNGAVSIPGDDTVVTSLPEEQAPQPVQVDPLPIDILLLICLFTGKCW; this is encoded by the coding sequence ATGAAGAAACTTGGAATTAAGTATTCGTTCATATTGATATTATTTGGTTTATTAAATAAACCTCTACTTGCGGATAAAAATAGCTTTACGTTTCTTTTACCTGACCAAAGTCACACGTTTGATCATTTTCTCGTTCAAACAAATTGTAATACACAATTCGACGACTTAAACCCAGAGTCCTTTGAACCAGATAAAACATTCTTAACTATGTATGGAGACAGTTTAGGCGATTTTGTAAACGAAGGATTGTATGGTTATTTCGGCTGGGATAAATATCTAACCTTAATGAACTTCGGAATTGCTTGGAATGTACAAAATCTTGCAATTGGGGGATATACAACAGAAAATGTTTACAACTTCATTCGAGATTGTGCTTATTCATACGAACGCAGAATCAACTTCAAAACAGCGCCGAATGTTGCCTTCGAAATCGGAGGCAATGACTTCTGGCACAATTCGATCATGCTTACCTTTATGCCTTGGAAATTCAGCGCCGTAGTCGGAAGAGTCGCGTTCAATACGAAATCCATTCTCTATCAATTGAGAAACCCGAGAAGAGACAAAAACGTTTTGGTGATGGGTAATTTTCCCAACCTTTCCTACAGTCCAACGCTCGGAAATATAAACAATTACTTTGTGCCTTTAGCGACTCATCCCGACGGTTTGTTCTCATACAATATGGACAAGCTACACGAAGAGCAGCAAAAAGCCATGTTGCAAGATGCGGAAGCCGCTGCGGTCGCTTTGCTTCCGTACGGGTGGCTCGGGTTGTTATTCATGCCGATCGATATGAACGAGCTGCACGGAGAATTTGTCCAGGCGATCATCGGAATCAAACAAGCGTATAATAATGCTTTGGCGACAATTCAAATCCAAACGGGTATTGAAGAATTAGAAATACTGCATATACAAATCAAAAACACGGGAATTTCGCCCACAAACCAAGACGAATGGTATTGGCTCTGGTTGCATACGATCAAAAACAATATCAGTATGGTTACGAGTTTAGGGATGCTCTTCTCGCAAGGATTGCTCGAACAGACCGCTGAGGAAGTGAATGCAAAATACGGCAAAGTTCATTTTCTCCCCATGTATCACTTATTCATTCGTCAAAATGATTGTTTCCATTTCGGCCAATGTTGGGTTGCAAATCCTTGGTTGTATCAGGACCAAGTCGGCCATTTGAACTATATCGGTTATACGGTGTGGGCGGGCGCCTTAGCTTCCAAAGTCACTCAACTCGATTGGCACAATTCTCTTAAGAACGGTCCTCCCCATTACAACGGAGCGGTTTCGATTCCCGGAGACGATACTGTTGTAACTTCTTTACCGGAAGAACAAGCTCCACAACCAGTCCAAGTCGATCCGCTTCCAATCGACATTTTGCTTCTGATCTGTTTATTCACGGGAAAATGTTGGTAA
- a CDS encoding LIC_10705 family lipoprotein: protein MNLLNTVTIKLRGMIMLKKILFVVIAGFLAIQCDNLKLEDSNRGTTAGLDNNFLLTYGFFFIAPNLDFNQYCPPTDQIPILEPGTYMRFMQAGDTYLFDNRARLNSVKSYSGSSEYFTFTIQENTGQNIKLTSPYCGDSSLDYKADGDSGLSGQLETLRINLKVPLLPPRRFGFFTKLTALSGSGTITLTTPTAQDPPQ, encoded by the coding sequence ATGAATTTATTAAATACCGTTACAATCAAATTGAGAGGGATGATCATGCTAAAGAAAATTCTGTTCGTAGTAATTGCAGGTTTCCTAGCAATACAATGTGACAACTTAAAACTCGAAGATTCAAATCGAGGAACTACCGCAGGGTTAGATAATAATTTCTTACTCACCTATGGTTTTTTCTTTATCGCTCCGAACTTAGATTTTAATCAATATTGTCCACCCACGGATCAAATTCCAATTTTAGAGCCGGGAACCTACATGCGCTTCATGCAAGCGGGAGATACTTATCTTTTTGATAATAGGGCGAGACTGAATTCTGTAAAATCATATAGCGGCTCTTCAGAATATTTTACTTTTACAATACAAGAGAATACAGGACAAAATATTAAACTAACAAGTCCGTATTGCGGAGATAGTTCGCTAGATTATAAAGCAGACGGCGATTCTGGGCTTTCGGGACAACTTGAAACACTTCGAATTAATCTAAAAGTCCCTCTTTTGCCACCTCGAAGATTTGGATTTTTTACAAAGTTAACAGCTCTTTCAGGTTCTGGCACAATTACTCTCACAACACCAACGGCGCAAGATCCGCCACAATAA
- a CDS encoding LIC_10705 family lipoprotein: MFHKLFLMGITCWMGLNCNPMDDGNDGVAQYHREFTAFYSLFFIVPDLDFNQFCPPTDQIPILEPGTYSRFMQVGDTYLFDNRARLNALQDTYGSSKFFTFTIQESTGQEIRLVSPYCRDNPNEYSADDDSGMSGQLETVSIDLTVPPLPQKRLGFFTKLKALSGSGTITFTTPSAPDPPH, from the coding sequence ATGTTCCATAAACTGTTCTTAATGGGAATTACATGTTGGATGGGGCTCAATTGTAATCCTATGGACGATGGTAATGATGGCGTTGCTCAATACCATCGGGAGTTCACTGCTTTTTACTCATTGTTTTTTATTGTTCCGGATTTAGATTTCAATCAATTTTGCCCGCCCACGGATCAAATTCCAATTTTAGAGCCGGGAACGTACTCACGTTTTATGCAAGTAGGGGATACATATCTTTTTGATAATAGAGCAAGACTAAACGCACTCCAAGATACTTACGGCTCATCAAAATTTTTTACGTTCACCATTCAAGAAAGCACAGGGCAAGAAATAAGACTCGTTAGTCCTTATTGTAGAGATAATCCCAACGAATATAGTGCCGATGACGATTCAGGAATGTCGGGTCAACTGGAGACAGTATCTATTGATCTAACTGTACCTCCTCTACCCCAAAAAAGATTGGGATTTTTCACAAAACTGAAAGCATTATCTGGATCGGGAACAATTACATTCACAACTCCTTCTGCGCCAGACCCGCCACATTGA
- a CDS encoding LA_3478 family PerA/PerB upregulated protein: MNQRYILKLKYIAFIIFLSVAANCIKSNSGKLPPLFNANVTPYTPEDLGIPMPPPGSPLATLPAISDNERAAIEESFRMMNENGQLDQKFVQESSIASKDVLFNRELTDAELEAKVETEIKGQSYNVSVASTEQQVLQRESLAADAFYGRIESDLKNMTVPQLIKVRENFTLSLVMIRFMIDYGSNANGIPISILNMSRTKAVAIRQKVNEELIRRGITSL; this comes from the coding sequence ATGAATCAACGATACATTCTCAAATTAAAATATATAGCTTTTATAATATTCTTATCCGTCGCCGCAAATTGTATCAAATCGAACTCGGGAAAACTGCCCCCTTTGTTTAACGCGAACGTAACCCCGTATACTCCGGAAGACCTTGGAATTCCTATGCCGCCGCCGGGTTCTCCTCTCGCAACCTTACCCGCCATTTCGGACAACGAAAGAGCCGCAATCGAAGAATCGTTTCGAATGATGAACGAAAACGGACAACTCGATCAAAAGTTCGTGCAAGAATCTTCAATCGCATCTAAGGATGTGTTGTTCAATCGAGAACTCACCGATGCGGAACTGGAAGCGAAAGTGGAAACCGAAATCAAAGGACAATCCTACAACGTTTCGGTTGCAAGCACCGAACAACAAGTTTTACAAAGAGAAAGTCTCGCTGCGGACGCGTTTTACGGCAGGATCGAAAGCGATCTCAAAAACATGACTGTTCCCCAGCTGATCAAGGTACGGGAGAATTTTACTCTAAGTCTAGTAATGATCCGATTTATGATCGATTACGGTAGCAACGCGAACGGAATTCCGATTTCGATTCTCAACATGAGTCGAACCAAGGCGGTGGCGATCCGCCAAAAGGTGAACGAAGAGTTGATTCGGAGAGGAATTACTTCCTTATGA
- a CDS encoding bile acid:sodium symporter family protein: MKTNKVQKIGEIGTLLFPVWVLTGSILSFFFPHWFTWFKGPWITYGLGFTMLGMGITLLPQDFKDVFKTPIPVFAGVVLQYTVMPISGWAIGVLLDLPAPFATGLIVVSCCPGGVASNVITYLAKGDLALSVSMTASSTILSVFMTPLLTLFLIGKGVEASASGLFFDTFQVVILPVALGVLLNFYLPDVSQKIQIVSPLIAVLLITMIVSSILGASRDKILQSAGILIVAVVSLHASGFFFGYLLSWLLIKKQKTARTISIEVGMQNSGLGVVLSRNNFPDPLVAVPAAISSLVHSLIGSLLAAFWRRSAKEEAE, encoded by the coding sequence ATGAAGACGAACAAAGTGCAAAAGATCGGAGAAATCGGTACCTTACTCTTTCCGGTCTGGGTTTTGACCGGATCGATTCTTTCCTTTTTCTTTCCGCATTGGTTTACTTGGTTTAAAGGTCCTTGGATCACATACGGACTCGGGTTTACTATGCTCGGCATGGGAATCACGCTCTTACCTCAAGATTTCAAGGACGTCTTCAAAACTCCGATTCCCGTTTTTGCGGGAGTCGTTTTACAATATACCGTAATGCCGATTTCGGGTTGGGCGATCGGGGTGTTGCTCGATCTTCCCGCTCCGTTTGCGACGGGATTGATCGTGGTTTCCTGTTGCCCCGGAGGTGTGGCGTCTAACGTGATTACGTATCTCGCCAAGGGAGATTTGGCCTTATCCGTTTCGATGACCGCTTCTTCCACGATTCTTTCCGTGTTTATGACTCCGCTTCTCACTCTTTTTTTAATCGGAAAAGGAGTGGAGGCTTCCGCGAGCGGACTTTTTTTCGACACGTTTCAAGTCGTCATTCTTCCAGTCGCTCTGGGAGTTTTGCTGAACTTTTATCTTCCCGACGTTTCCCAAAAAATTCAGATCGTTTCTCCTTTGATTGCGGTTCTTTTGATTACGATGATCGTTTCTTCGATCTTGGGAGCGAGTCGGGATAAGATTCTTCAATCCGCGGGAATTTTGATCGTCGCAGTCGTCAGCTTACACGCGTCGGGTTTCTTTTTCGGTTATCTGCTTTCATGGCTTCTCATTAAAAAACAAAAAACCGCAAGAACGATTTCCATCGAAGTGGGAATGCAAAACTCCGGTTTGGGCGTCGTTCTTTCCAGAAATAATTTTCCGGATCCGTTAGTCGCCGTTCCCGCGGCGATTTCCAGTTTGGTTCATTCTCTTATCGGAAGTTTGCTCGCGGCTTTTTGGAGACGATCGGCGAAAGAAGAAGCGGAATAA
- a CDS encoding aminotransferase class V-fold PLP-dependent enzyme, whose product MQSTTITDWKEIQDLYPVNQEMIWLNNCGTTPCNLDTIQAVGEYMEGYSKKGGLTEVRKYASVKHAIRKIVAGLINCDVEELCIIHNTNEGMNFLSLGFQLKSGDEILLLENEYPSNIYPWEHWKDKGVTLGFIPMASTPDQFLENLKSSISPKTKIVALSAVHWCTGMPFPLEEIGTFLDSKGIEFVLDGAQGIGLVPVDVRKMKLKYIAFPAWKWLLGPLGLGMLYIQQDRIDTLSFPFKGTGSVINDEVYLPYRAELKSGADRYEISTGNFIDWVYFQSTLEMLQKIGFHSVMERIYELADYLSEGMKNVGFQMELDHFPDNRTGIVVGHKEGIPMDELVTYLKKNGVMCALRLGKVRFSPHIYNRKDQLDRVVELLGSFSG is encoded by the coding sequence ATGCAATCCACCACGATCACCGATTGGAAAGAAATCCAAGATCTATATCCCGTAAATCAGGAGATGATCTGGTTGAACAATTGCGGGACCACTCCCTGCAATTTGGATACGATCCAAGCGGTCGGCGAATACATGGAAGGTTACTCCAAAAAAGGAGGCCTTACGGAAGTGCGCAAATACGCTTCCGTCAAACACGCGATTCGTAAGATCGTGGCGGGACTCATCAACTGCGACGTGGAAGAACTTTGTATCATCCACAACACGAACGAGGGGATGAACTTTTTATCCCTCGGCTTTCAACTGAAAAGCGGAGACGAGATTCTCCTTTTAGAAAACGAATATCCGAGTAATATTTATCCTTGGGAGCACTGGAAAGACAAAGGCGTTACGTTAGGATTCATTCCAATGGCATCGACTCCGGATCAGTTTCTGGAGAATCTAAAATCTTCGATCAGCCCTAAAACGAAAATCGTAGCTCTTTCCGCGGTTCACTGGTGTACAGGAATGCCTTTTCCTTTAGAAGAAATCGGAACGTTCTTGGATTCCAAAGGAATCGAATTCGTTTTAGACGGAGCGCAGGGAATCGGATTGGTTCCCGTCGACGTCCGTAAGATGAAACTGAAATACATCGCCTTTCCGGCTTGGAAATGGCTTTTGGGTCCTCTCGGTTTGGGAATGTTGTACATCCAACAAGACCGAATCGACACACTTTCCTTTCCGTTTAAGGGAACCGGGTCCGTGATCAATGACGAGGTTTATCTTCCATATCGCGCCGAACTGAAAAGCGGAGCCGACCGTTACGAGATTTCCACGGGAAATTTTATCGACTGGGTTTATTTTCAATCCACGTTAGAGATGCTTCAAAAGATCGGATTTCATTCCGTTATGGAAAGAATCTACGAACTCGCCGATTATCTTTCGGAAGGAATGAAGAATGTAGGATTTCAGATGGAACTCGATCATTTTCCGGACAATAGAACCGGAATCGTAGTCGGTCACAAAGAAGGAATCCCGATGGACGAACTCGTAACCTATCTAAAAAAGAACGGAGTGATGTGTGCGCTTCGTCTCGGAAAGGTAAGATTCTCCCCTCATATTTACAATCGCAAAGACCAGCTTGATCGGGTCGTAGAACTGCTCGGTTCTTTCTCCGGTTGA
- a CDS encoding ferritin-like domain-containing protein produces MNIKPLKETTFLEAVAAAIQHEKDYFEFYMSTYEKLSPGNTKELFERLAEEVDDHIKFITELYEQAEGSELPNLKQLTAIHKFHDSTLQKLMNKVERTIAGPGSKDAHEALELAIREAENSVSFYEKLANKFDDVNIKSLFVKLKDYNHNYQSLLETELNGLDQSGSGQGTFFWDEQAEEVAKAESKPAKTSAAPKKPKTAAPVAKPAPAAASKPAPAPKPAATATAKKAAPKKSASKPVAKKAAPKKKAAVKKAAAKPKKTVKKAVKKAAPKKKVAAKKAKKKR; encoded by the coding sequence ATGAATATTAAACCCTTAAAAGAAACCACATTTTTAGAAGCTGTCGCCGCCGCGATTCAGCACGAAAAAGATTACTTCGAATTTTATATGAGCACTTACGAAAAGCTCTCTCCCGGCAACACCAAAGAGCTTTTCGAAAGATTGGCGGAAGAGGTCGACGATCATATCAAATTCATCACGGAATTGTACGAGCAAGCGGAAGGATCGGAACTCCCGAACCTCAAACAACTCACCGCGATTCATAAGTTTCACGATTCCACTCTTCAAAAACTGATGAACAAAGTGGAAAGAACGATCGCAGGTCCGGGAAGCAAGGACGCGCACGAAGCTCTTGAGCTCGCGATTCGCGAAGCGGAGAATTCAGTTTCCTTCTACGAAAAACTCGCGAACAAGTTCGACGACGTGAACATCAAATCCCTTTTCGTAAAACTGAAAGACTACAATCACAACTATCAATCTCTTTTGGAAACCGAGTTAAACGGATTGGATCAATCCGGTTCCGGCCAAGGAACTTTTTTCTGGGACGAACAAGCCGAAGAAGTTGCGAAAGCGGAATCCAAACCCGCAAAAACTTCCGCGGCGCCTAAGAAGCCGAAGACGGCAGCCCCGGTCGCAAAACCTGCACCGGCGGCCGCTTCCAAACCAGCGCCCGCTCCGAAACCCGCCGCAACGGCCACTGCAAAAAAAGCGGCGCCTAAAAAATCCGCGAGCAAACCGGTAGCGAAGAAGGCGGCTCCGAAGAAAAAAGCCGCAGTCAAAAAGGCGGCCGCAAAACCGAAAAAGACGGTGAAGAAAGCAGTGAAAAAAGCGGCGCCTAAAAAGAAAGTCGCGGCAAAAAAGGCCAAGAAAAAAAGGTAA
- a CDS encoding lysoplasmalogenase yields MILLLFSVTAVIQLLVTYFLPGEIALKLATKVIPILILIFFSFFEGKWKDRAGKYIFAGLIFSLFGDTFLGLPGNYFVFGLGSFLVAQILYSIGFSVGNPVNLVRLIPYFAFGISFYTWILPGIGSSLYVPVAAYVSAICVMGWRAASRECPRPEFWKSFAGSSLFILSDSFIAMGKFAALPIPLLGIWIMSTYYAAQFLIYESVEEN; encoded by the coding sequence ATGATTTTACTCTTATTTTCCGTTACCGCAGTGATCCAGTTGCTCGTTACCTATTTTTTACCGGGAGAAATCGCTCTCAAATTGGCGACCAAAGTAATTCCGATTCTCATTCTGATTTTCTTTTCTTTCTTCGAAGGCAAATGGAAGGACAGAGCCGGAAAATACATCTTTGCGGGTTTGATCTTTTCTTTATTCGGAGATACGTTTTTGGGTCTTCCGGGAAATTATTTCGTCTTCGGACTCGGTTCGTTTCTCGTGGCTCAGATTTTGTATTCGATCGGATTCTCCGTTGGAAACCCGGTCAACCTCGTACGATTGATTCCTTACTTCGCGTTCGGAATTTCGTTTTACACTTGGATTCTTCCCGGAATCGGAAGTTCTCTTTACGTTCCCGTGGCGGCGTATGTGAGCGCGATCTGCGTGATGGGTTGGAGAGCGGCTTCGAGAGAATGTCCTCGTCCCGAGTTTTGGAAATCCTTTGCGGGATCTTCTCTTTTTATTTTATCGGACAGTTTTATCGCGATGGGAAAATTCGCCGCGCTTCCGATTCCGCTTCTCGGAATTTGGATCATGTCCACGTATTACGCCGCGCAGTTTCTCATCTATGAATCCGTGGAAGAAAATTAA
- a CDS encoding TerC family protein, whose amino-acid sequence MGYWSSGESILVVIFTVVLGLLVYLDLFVLNKRAHKIPLRESVYWSLFWFSLAISFSILIYVMDVSTEDPSRGKTKALEFITGYLLEYSLSVDNLFVFIMIFQKFRITPQYQPLILKWGIIGALIFRAIMIFIGAGLISQFNWILYLFGILLLYTAVKMFVHEEEEDFHPESSPVIKFAKKILPMSQNHHPEKFVVTEHGKYLFTSTFITLLIVEFSDIMFALDSIPAIFSITTDAFIVYTSNIFAILGLRSLFFMLSGVMELFIFLKKGVSILLAFVGIKLLLPLFSPYVFGHEIHIPIVISLAVIVGTLTLSILASVPHYLKTKNEN is encoded by the coding sequence ATGGGATATTGGAGTTCTGGAGAATCGATCTTAGTCGTTATCTTTACGGTGGTTTTAGGTCTTCTCGTCTATTTGGATCTCTTTGTTCTTAATAAAAGAGCGCACAAAATTCCTCTCCGAGAATCGGTCTATTGGTCTTTATTCTGGTTCAGCCTCGCGATTTCGTTCAGCATTTTGATCTACGTTATGGACGTTTCTACCGAAGATCCTTCTCGCGGAAAAACGAAAGCGCTCGAGTTTATCACCGGTTATCTTCTGGAATATTCCCTTTCGGTGGACAATCTTTTCGTCTTTATCATGATCTTTCAGAAGTTTCGGATAACGCCTCAGTATCAACCTCTGATTTTGAAATGGGGAATCATCGGCGCGTTGATCTTCCGCGCGATCATGATTTTTATCGGCGCGGGTCTCATCTCTCAGTTCAACTGGATTCTTTACTTGTTCGGAATTCTTCTTCTTTACACCGCGGTGAAGATGTTCGTTCACGAAGAGGAAGAGGATTTTCATCCCGAGTCTTCTCCCGTGATCAAGTTTGCGAAGAAGATTCTTCCCATGAGCCAGAACCATCATCCCGAAAAGTTCGTGGTGACCGAACACGGAAAATATCTTTTCACTTCCACGTTCATCACTCTTTTGATCGTCGAGTTCAGCGATATCATGTTCGCGCTCGATTCGATTCCCGCGATCTTTTCGATCACGACGGACGCGTTCATCGTTTATACTTCCAATATCTTTGCGATCCTCGGACTTCGTTCCCTTTTCTTTATGCTTTCCGGAGTGATGGAACTTTTTATCTTTTTGAAAAAGGGAGTTTCGATTCTACTCGCCTTCGTGGGAATCAAGTTGCTTCTTCCTCTTTTTTCTCCCTATGTTTTCGGGCATGAGATTCACATTCCGATCGTGATTTCTTTGGCGGTGATTGTGGGAACTCTAACGCTTTCGATTTTGGCCTCGGTTCCCCACTATCTCAAAACCAAAAATGAGAACTGA